The following coding sequences are from one Salinicoccus sp. Bachu38 window:
- a CDS encoding TSUP family transporter — MPDIELSALLLVIALGFLAAFIDAVVGGGGLVSIPALLATGMSPATALGTNKLASSFGSLTSSLKFLRARHVDFRMVMKLFPLSFLLSICGALLAVRMPGEILKPLVLVMLIFVLIYTLVKKDWGGIEKKAVFTRKKVVFLIFFVIIIGFYDGFMGGGTGSFLMFLMLFSGFDFLRSAGNAKVLNFGSNIGGLLLFIIMGEVNYTYGLAMGASMILGSYAGAHMAISKGVGYVKALFIIVTSILILANLYDFFQSNI; from the coding sequence ATGCCGGATATCGAACTTTCCGCTCTGCTGCTGGTCATCGCGCTTGGTTTTCTGGCGGCGTTCATCGATGCCGTGGTCGGCGGGGGCGGGCTGGTTTCCATTCCTGCCCTGCTGGCAACAGGCATGAGCCCCGCCACTGCGCTTGGTACGAACAAGCTTGCCTCATCTTTCGGGTCCTTGACAAGCTCCTTGAAGTTTCTGAGGGCGCGGCATGTCGACTTCCGGATGGTGATGAAGCTTTTCCCGCTCAGCTTCCTGCTTTCCATATGCGGGGCACTTCTGGCAGTCAGGATGCCGGGGGAGATACTGAAGCCCCTCGTTTTGGTCATGCTCATTTTCGTGCTCATCTATACATTGGTGAAAAAGGACTGGGGCGGTATTGAGAAGAAGGCGGTATTCACCCGGAAAAAAGTTGTTTTTCTTATATTTTTCGTCATCATCATCGGATTTTATGACGGATTCATGGGTGGAGGGACGGGATCATTTCTGATGTTTCTGATGCTTTTTTCCGGCTTTGACTTCCTGAGGTCCGCCGGGAACGCCAAAGTGCTGAACTTCGGCAGCAACATCGGTGGACTGCTGCTCTTCATCATCATGGGTGAAGTGAATTACACATATGGCCTCGCCATGGGAGCCAGCATGATCCTCGGTTCGTATGCCGGTGCCCATATGGCGATTTCCAAAGGCGTCGGCTATGTGAAGGCGCTGTTCATCATCGTCACGTCGATACTCATCCTCGCCAACCTATATGACTTTTTCCAGTCGAACATATAA
- the thiI gene encoding tRNA uracil 4-sulfurtransferase ThiI: protein MIYDHILVRYGEITLKTRNRKMFINALRQNMKRALADFDVELNAHWDRAYITLGDEAPGAVMDALENVNGILSVSPVAKLERSEAAMKDTAVHFANGFGEGDTFKIEVKRADKSYHLKTFDIQQMLGGYVLDNVPKLEVDVKHPEHQIMVEVRIDGIYMYHEVRQCIGGLPIGTGGRALLMLSGGIDSPVAGLEVMKKGVEIEAIHFHSPPYTSPQATEKVKQLVDIMSKRTGADIKLHIVPFTELQTKIYDWIPDNMSMTTTRRIMLIIAERLAKQVDAKAIVNGENLGQVASQTLASMHAINAVTNFPVLRPLLTLEKNEIVAMARNYGTYETSVLPYEDCCTIFKPKSPKTKPVVEKVEKFESKVDFEPMIEKALAGIECYSVNDAEEKEAFRSLL from the coding sequence ATGATTTATGACCATATTCTGGTGAGATACGGTGAAATCACCCTGAAGACAAGGAACAGGAAGATGTTCATCAACGCGTTGAGACAAAATATGAAGCGTGCATTGGCGGATTTTGATGTTGAACTCAATGCACATTGGGACCGCGCCTATATTACTTTGGGTGACGAGGCACCTGGCGCAGTCATGGATGCTCTGGAGAATGTGAACGGAATACTGAGCGTGTCCCCGGTGGCGAAGCTCGAACGGTCTGAAGCGGCGATGAAGGACACGGCCGTCCATTTCGCAAACGGGTTCGGTGAGGGGGATACCTTCAAGATCGAGGTCAAGCGGGCAGATAAGAGCTATCATCTGAAGACGTTCGATATCCAGCAGATGCTCGGTGGATATGTGCTGGATAATGTGCCGAAATTGGAGGTCGATGTAAAACATCCCGAGCATCAGATCATGGTGGAAGTGAGGATCGACGGCATCTACATGTATCATGAAGTGAGGCAGTGCATCGGCGGGCTGCCGATTGGAACAGGCGGCCGGGCACTGCTGATGCTCTCGGGAGGCATCGATTCTCCGGTTGCAGGACTGGAAGTGATGAAAAAGGGTGTAGAGATTGAAGCGATTCATTTCCACTCCCCGCCTTATACGAGCCCTCAGGCGACCGAAAAGGTCAAGCAGCTGGTCGACATCATGTCGAAACGGACAGGGGCGGACATCAAACTCCATATCGTACCTTTCACGGAGCTGCAGACGAAGATATATGACTGGATTCCGGACAACATGTCCATGACGACGACGCGGCGGATCATGCTCATCATCGCAGAGCGTCTGGCAAAACAGGTCGATGCGAAGGCGATCGTCAATGGTGAAAACCTAGGGCAGGTCGCTTCACAGACGCTGGCCAGCATGCACGCAATCAATGCAGTCACAAATTTCCCAGTGCTCCGGCCACTGCTGACACTGGAGAAGAATGAAATTGTAGCCATGGCACGCAACTATGGCACCTACGAGACGTCCGTACTGCCGTATGAAGACTGCTGTACCATATTCAAACCCAAATCACCGAAGACGAAGCCTGTGGTGGAGAAGGTCGAGAAGTTCGAATCCAAGGTGGATTTCGAACCGATGATCGAAAAGGCACTGGCTGGTATTGAATGCTATTCTGTGAACGATGCAGAAGAAAAAGAAGCATTCAGGTCATTGCTCTAG
- a CDS encoding cysteine desulfurase family protein, whose product MDNAATTRPYDDVLDTYMNVNRSYYFNTASIHQAGREAAKLLEASRRQVIDLMGLGNHDCVFTSGATESNNIAVQSVLRHKKPFGRTMLISELEHPSVINVAEAMKDEGFNVRYIRALSDGTVNMAHLGELLDDDVVFVTVMAVNNIVGSIQPIEKICEVLKQYPRVHFHVDATQAVGKIRVDYSEADSVSISAHKFHGVKGVGALMAKEVKTLSAITYGGGHEGNIRSGTVNLPGAAAMARALRISDEQLDESYTRVAAYNRQVREALDGFHAVQIQPSGVPHIMNISFTGAKGEVVVNALGSHDIFVSTTSACASKLSKLNETLLAMGNTQPVIEGSIRISFSSQTGDAEVKRLITALQAVHNEIGDVLK is encoded by the coding sequence ATGGATAACGCAGCAACGACGCGTCCATATGATGACGTGCTGGACACATATATGAATGTCAACAGGTCGTACTATTTCAATACGGCAAGCATCCACCAGGCAGGGCGGGAAGCGGCAAAGCTGCTGGAAGCATCGAGAAGGCAGGTTATTGATCTGATGGGTCTCGGGAATCATGACTGCGTATTCACCTCCGGCGCAACGGAGAGCAACAATATCGCAGTCCAGAGTGTACTTCGCCATAAGAAGCCCTTCGGCAGGACGATGCTCATCAGCGAACTTGAACACCCGAGTGTCATTAATGTGGCAGAAGCGATGAAAGATGAAGGGTTCAACGTCCGGTATATCCGCGCCCTGTCTGACGGAACAGTGAATATGGCGCATCTCGGGGAACTGCTCGATGATGATGTCGTATTCGTCACTGTAATGGCAGTCAACAATATTGTCGGCAGCATCCAGCCGATTGAAAAAATCTGCGAAGTCCTGAAGCAATACCCGAGGGTACACTTCCATGTCGATGCGACACAAGCTGTCGGCAAGATCAGGGTGGATTACAGCGAAGCGGACTCCGTCAGCATCAGCGCCCACAAATTTCATGGAGTGAAAGGTGTCGGCGCGCTCATGGCGAAGGAAGTGAAGACACTGTCCGCCATCACATACGGAGGCGGGCATGAAGGGAATATCAGAAGTGGCACCGTCAATCTGCCGGGGGCTGCAGCAATGGCCCGGGCGTTGAGAATAAGTGATGAGCAGCTGGACGAATCATATACACGGGTGGCTGCCTATAACAGACAGGTCAGAGAGGCATTGGACGGGTTCCATGCGGTTCAAATCCAGCCTTCCGGTGTGCCGCATATTATGAATATCTCATTCACTGGTGCAAAAGGGGAAGTTGTGGTCAATGCGCTCGGCAGCCATGATATCTTCGTCTCGACGACCAGTGCATGCGCATCAAAGCTCAGTAAGCTGAACGAAACACTGCTCGCCATGGGGAATACACAACCGGTGATAGAAGGCAGCATAAGAATTTCCTTCAGCAGCCAGACTGGAGACGCAGAAGTGAAAAGACTGATCACCGCACTGCAGGCGGTGCATAATGAAATAGGAGATGTATTGAAATGA
- a CDS encoding septation ring formation regulator EzrA — protein sequence MWVYVLIVVILAIVIAIGTLLYMRNIRKDDIKTQYVKLEGMRNLPFQDELVKVKNYNLHGEARSLYKTWQSDWQNVLKHSLVEAQNDLDQATEDVEKFRFNDSRAKTESANAKLESVEGKYKELSGEIHELIDANKEGERKYNEAERLYREAKRDVLANGHQFGDAQPHLEKLIETYEPELKAYEKQVNEGNYVTANKEIDEVHEELSILKENMDEIPLLIKEVQKDLPQQFQEVRFGCRDLKAEGYDLEHIKVEGKLATLKGKLNLVEPLITRLELDEARDILDDINTQLDDMLELVEHEVMAKTKVDHEKDIITDNLFHAKDMNYTLRTEIDYVKEQFHINETDIHQVQKYEHEIESMIEVYDEIISETSKTMARYSEVLDNLEYIKGNIGSINEEQQQIQQYLINLREDEAEARENALLVQDRKEEIYRELLGSNLTSVPEKFLVMKNELDIDVKEINKYFKRRPLNVQYIKDKVNRTVILMNKYEQEAYEILQEARLTEVMIQYGNRYRRDDPDFSHKLNEAERLFRENRYKRALEIVRMALDKVEPGAAERIEKEFDKR from the coding sequence ATGTGGGTCTATGTTTTAATCGTTGTCATACTTGCCATCGTAATCGCGATCGGCACGCTGTTATATATGCGTAACATCAGAAAAGATGACATAAAGACGCAATATGTAAAACTCGAGGGAATGCGGAATCTGCCGTTTCAGGACGAGCTTGTCAAAGTCAAGAACTACAATCTCCATGGCGAAGCACGGTCCCTGTACAAGACTTGGCAGTCGGACTGGCAGAACGTACTTAAACATTCTCTGGTAGAGGCCCAAAATGACCTGGATCAGGCTACTGAAGATGTTGAGAAATTTCGTTTCAATGACAGTCGTGCAAAGACTGAAAGTGCAAATGCAAAGCTTGAAAGCGTCGAGGGGAAGTACAAGGAACTGTCCGGTGAAATCCATGAGCTGATCGACGCGAACAAAGAGGGCGAGAGGAAGTACAATGAAGCGGAGCGGCTCTACCGCGAAGCGAAGCGTGATGTGCTTGCGAACGGACATCAGTTTGGGGATGCACAGCCTCATCTTGAAAAGCTGATAGAGACATATGAACCCGAACTGAAAGCGTACGAAAAACAGGTGAACGAGGGCAACTATGTCACTGCGAACAAGGAGATAGATGAAGTGCATGAAGAGCTCTCCATCCTCAAGGAGAACATGGATGAAATACCGCTCCTGATCAAAGAGGTCCAGAAGGATCTGCCCCAGCAGTTCCAGGAAGTGCGTTTCGGATGCCGTGACCTGAAAGCGGAAGGATATGACCTTGAACACATCAAAGTGGAAGGCAAACTGGCCACACTCAAAGGGAAACTGAACCTTGTGGAGCCGCTGATCACACGCCTTGAACTCGATGAAGCCAGGGACATCCTGGATGATATCAATACCCAGCTGGATGACATGCTTGAACTCGTGGAGCACGAGGTCATGGCGAAGACGAAGGTCGATCACGAAAAGGATATCATTACGGACAACCTGTTTCATGCAAAGGATATGAACTATACGCTGCGCACGGAGATCGATTATGTCAAAGAGCAGTTCCACATCAATGAAACGGATATCCATCAGGTTCAGAAGTACGAGCATGAAATCGAAAGCATGATCGAAGTCTATGACGAGATCATTTCCGAAACTTCCAAGACGATGGCACGGTACAGCGAAGTACTCGACAATCTGGAGTACATCAAGGGTAATATCGGCTCCATCAACGAAGAGCAGCAGCAGATCCAGCAGTACCTGATCAACCTGCGCGAAGATGAGGCGGAGGCACGGGAGAATGCACTGCTGGTCCAGGACCGGAAAGAGGAAATCTACAGGGAACTTCTCGGTTCGAACCTTACAAGCGTTCCCGAAAAGTTCCTGGTCATGAAAAACGAGCTGGACATAGATGTCAAAGAAATCAACAAGTATTTTAAGCGGCGTCCTTTGAATGTCCAGTACATCAAGGATAAGGTGAACCGCACTGTAATCCTGATGAATAAATATGAGCAGGAAGCATATGAAATACTCCAGGAAGCCCGCTTGACGGAAGTCATGATCCAATACGGCAACCGCTACAGAAGGGACGACCCGGACTTCAGCCATAAGCTGAATGAAGCGGAACGCCTCTTCAGGGAGAATCGCTACAAGCGTGCACTGGAGATTGTCAGGATGGCACTCGACAAAGTGGAGCCGGGTGCAGCAGAACGTATTGAGAAAGAATTTGATAAGCGATAG
- a CDS encoding GAF domain-containing protein translates to MFTETQIKDYTQLNQMLKGLIEDETDRIANLSNASSLLNVFLEDINWVGFYLYDEAADELVLGPFQGLPACVRIQNGKGVCGLAFKGNDIFIVDDVTQFPGHIACDANSRSEIVVPIYKDGTPIGVLDIDSPTFDRFTEEDRKGLSDFVEVLKQYI, encoded by the coding sequence ATGTTTACAGAAACTCAAATCAAAGACTACACACAACTGAACCAGATGCTCAAAGGCCTGATTGAAGACGAGACGGACCGCATCGCCAATCTGTCCAATGCGTCAAGCCTGCTCAACGTATTCCTCGAAGACATCAACTGGGTCGGCTTCTACCTGTATGACGAAGCGGCAGACGAGCTCGTGCTCGGCCCGTTCCAGGGACTGCCCGCCTGCGTGAGGATCCAGAATGGAAAAGGCGTCTGCGGCCTTGCCTTCAAGGGAAATGACATCTTCATCGTCGATGATGTCACACAATTCCCCGGACACATCGCATGTGATGCAAACAGCCGTTCGGAAATCGTCGTACCGATCTACAAGGACGGTACACCAATCGGCGTACTCGATATCGACTCCCCCACTTTCGACCGTTTCACGGAAGAAGACCGCAAGGGGCTCAGCGACTTCGTGGAAGTATTGAAACAGTATATCTAG
- the rpsD gene encoding 30S ribosomal protein S4, producing MARFTGSTWKKSRRLGISLSGTGKELERRPYAPGDHGPTQRRKLSEYGMQLQEKQKLRFMYGITERQFRTIFDRSAKMKGVHGENFMILLASRLDAVVYQLGLARTRRQARQLVNHGHVTVDGKRVDIPSFTLKAGQTIGLREKSRNLDIVKEAIEYNNFVPEYLTFDEEKMEGTFVRQPERSELAAEINEQLIVEYYSR from the coding sequence ATGGCTCGTTTTACAGGTTCAACTTGGAAAAAGTCCCGCCGTCTCGGAATCTCACTGAGTGGCACAGGCAAAGAACTCGAACGCCGTCCGTACGCCCCTGGTGACCACGGCCCAACACAAAGAAGAAAGCTTTCCGAATACGGAATGCAGCTTCAGGAGAAGCAGAAGCTCCGTTTCATGTATGGAATTACTGAACGCCAGTTCCGTACAATCTTCGACCGTTCTGCAAAAATGAAAGGTGTTCATGGTGAAAACTTCATGATCCTTCTCGCTTCCCGTCTGGATGCAGTTGTATACCAGCTCGGACTTGCAAGAACACGCCGTCAGGCGCGTCAGCTCGTCAACCACGGTCACGTGACTGTAGATGGCAAACGTGTGGATATCCCATCCTTCACGCTTAAAGCTGGTCAGACTATCGGCCTGCGTGAAAAATCCCGCAACCTCGATATCGTCAAAGAAGCGATCGAGTACAACAACTTCGTGCCTGAATACCTTACATTCGACGAAGAAAAAATGGAAGGTACTTTCGTACGTCAGCCAGAGCGTTCCGAGCTCGCTGCTGAAATCAACGAACAGCTTATCGTCGAGTACTACTCCAGATAA
- a CDS encoding N-acetylmuramoyl-L-alanine amidase, producing MTLKIGVSRGHGKYTAGKRSPAGEREWYFNDPVADAFMKMMEHYDDVEIIEVSDPIGEVDTPLTTRTNFANQNKVDVYIAFHHNAYRGVWFNGGGSEVHVRPYAPQSYELASTVAPLVSKAMGITNRGVKVTNLHETREPHQLAILVEGGFMDSNQDIVAMRDKNKLKAQGEAVARGVAEYFGLNMISAPAPKATPYTIGEWKTNQYGTQWIEARGTFTVGGTRIMSRFGSPFLSAPEGGYANPGWSTEYVELMRQDGHVWIGYYVNGRYKTLPVKTWDKATGIVGTDWGTFS from the coding sequence ATGACATTGAAAATTGGAGTTTCCAGAGGACACGGAAAGTACACGGCAGGCAAGCGTTCACCCGCAGGAGAAAGAGAATGGTATTTTAATGACCCAGTGGCAGATGCGTTTATGAAGATGATGGAACATTATGATGATGTGGAAATCATCGAAGTATCAGACCCGATAGGCGAAGTGGATACGCCACTGACGACACGCACCAACTTTGCGAACCAAAATAAGGTCGATGTATATATCGCTTTCCACCACAATGCCTACCGGGGTGTATGGTTCAATGGTGGCGGATCAGAGGTGCATGTCAGACCATATGCACCGCAGTCATACGAGCTTGCTTCCACTGTCGCACCATTGGTTTCAAAAGCGATGGGCATCACGAATAGGGGTGTGAAAGTTACAAACCTTCATGAAACACGGGAACCCCATCAGCTTGCGATACTCGTCGAAGGAGGATTCATGGATTCAAATCAGGATATTGTGGCAATGAGGGATAAAAACAAACTCAAAGCACAGGGTGAAGCCGTAGCACGCGGTGTGGCGGAGTACTTTGGACTCAATATGATTTCCGCACCTGCGCCAAAAGCTACCCCTTATACAATCGGAGAGTGGAAGACCAACCAATATGGTACGCAATGGATCGAGGCACGCGGCACGTTCACTGTAGGCGGCACGCGCATCATGTCACGCTTCGGCAGTCCATTCCTATCAGCGCCGGAGGGCGGGTATGCCAATCCGGGATGGTCCACGGAATATGTGGAACTCATGCGACAGGATGGCCATGTCTGGATCGGCTACTACGTCAACGGCAGGTATAAGACGCTCCCGGTAAAAACGTGGGACAAAGCAACCGGCATCGTCGGGACAGATTGGGGTACGTTCAGCTAG
- a CDS encoding phage holin has translation MAQDKVKQLVAMIGGFLGALFLALQGMGIHFDWFNQEVIDLWIQVLMTGIPLAFAFYGIWKNTFLVTEKARDQEEELKKQGLK, from the coding sequence ATGGCACAGGATAAGGTTAAACAGCTGGTGGCTATGATTGGTGGGTTTCTGGGTGCCTTGTTCCTTGCACTTCAAGGGATGGGAATCCATTTTGACTGGTTCAACCAGGAAGTGATCGACCTATGGATCCAGGTGTTGATGACAGGCATACCACTCGCTTTTGCATTTTATGGCATCTGGAAGAATACGTTTCTTGTAACTGAAAAGGCACGCGATCAAGAAGAAGAATTGAAGAAGCAGGGTTTAAAGTAG
- a CDS encoding hemolysin XhlA family protein, producing the protein MPNEDKDIAIRIFDRLGQIDGKLSGLEQIRQRADDAYDKSNAAFGMAEATEENLQELKTTLKWVAGFASGILVPFIIFVLGFIFI; encoded by the coding sequence ATGCCGAATGAAGACAAGGATATTGCGATAAGAATTTTTGACAGGCTCGGTCAGATTGACGGCAAATTAAGCGGATTGGAACAGATCAGGCAACGTGCTGATGATGCCTATGATAAATCGAATGCGGCTTTCGGCATGGCAGAAGCTACAGAAGAAAATCTGCAGGAATTGAAAACAACATTGAAATGGGTTGCCGGCTTTGCATCAGGAATCCTCGTGCCTTTCATCATATTCGTGTTGGGATTCATATTCATTTGA
- a CDS encoding ArpU family phage packaging/lysis transcriptional regulator gives MSLIKIENLDTVATRNAVHKFINEYHQLLHLSPLREEPSVTQSFSFIPPTTNRSLNNVEQAASRNIKRQELMERREETMAKMHEAVECLKPNERYIIVYKYLQEEKMMDVELYTELGISRTKYYELKNDAIVRLAFFLGLEVYGKGEGET, from the coding sequence ATGTCACTGATAAAAATTGAGAACCTGGACACCGTCGCTACACGCAATGCTGTCCATAAATTCATTAATGAGTACCACCAGCTGCTTCACCTTTCCCCGTTGAGGGAAGAGCCGTCCGTCACACAATCCTTCAGCTTCATTCCACCGACGACCAACCGCAGCCTGAACAATGTCGAACAGGCTGCCAGCAGGAACATCAAACGGCAGGAGCTGATGGAAAGGCGTGAAGAGACCATGGCCAAGATGCATGAAGCAGTGGAGTGCCTGAAGCCGAATGAGCGGTATATCATCGTATACAAATATCTTCAGGAGGAGAAGATGATGGATGTGGAGCTTTATACGGAACTCGGAATCAGCCGCACGAAGTACTATGAACTGAAGAACGATGCCATAGTGAGGCTCGCCTTCTTCCTGGGCTTGGAGGTGTACGGGAAAGGTGAAGGGGAGACGTGA